In one window of Helianthus annuus cultivar XRQ/B chromosome 17, HanXRQr2.0-SUNRISE, whole genome shotgun sequence DNA:
- the LOC110921023 gene encoding BTB/POZ domain-containing protein At1g67900 yields MKFMKLGSRSDAFYNSAGVKSISSEVRTDIIIQVNETRYLLHKFPLLSKCLKLQKDCSEDSESSQLQMIELADFPGGCDAFELCIKFCYGITITLSAYNIVAARCAARYLQMTEDVEKGNLVNKLEVFFNSCILNGWKDCIVTLHTTKPFQLWSDELGITSRCIESLVSKVLSNPLKVSVSHKRTNKKGEIEEVHTTKRWWGEDLSELPIDLYRRTMAALKSGRKVPPTLIGDALKIYTSKWLPKISKNLNNGSSLNSESDPSRSNSRMLLESIITLLPIESNAVSCGFLLKLLKAVNILQASSSSKLELARKVALQLDEAKVSDLMIPSVSNDNDTKYDLDIVLNILEQFMLQSQSQSQSQQTSSKKPLQSCDDGVCELEGCKSSSAAVNGAMVKVAKLVDGFLQEIARDVNVPLSKFIAFTEAVPELARLNHDDLYKAIDIYLKSHPELNKRERKDLCRTLDCKKLSLEACMHAAQNEQLPLRVVVQVLFSEQARAAMAGGHVTGLPNNIKALLAAKGTEPSPAGAGSPSTATNTPQQHAQWVKSPNPSVSRSKTNVDAGDESGDASLKAKQHCSIPSVPKKTMLSKLWSTNRVENEK; encoded by the exons ATGAAGTTCATGAAACTTGGTTCTCGTTCTGATGCTTTTTACAATTCAGCCGGTGTAAA GTCAATTTCCTCAGAAGTTAGAACTGATATTATAATCCAAGTGAATGAAACAAGATATTTGCTTCACAAG TTTCCGCTACTGTCAAAATGCTTGAAGTTGCAGAAAGACTGTTCTGAAGACTCTGAATCCTCACAACTTCAAATGATCGAACTCGCTGATTTTCCGGGAGGCTGCGATGCTTTTGAATTATGCATAAAGTTCTGCTACGGAATCACGATCACTCTGAGCGCGTACAATATCGTGGCTGCTCGATGTGCAGCCAGATACCTTCAAATGACAGAAGATGTTgaaaagggcaatttggtcaacaAACTTGAAGTGTTCTTCAACTCTTGCATTCTCAACGGTTGGAAAGATTGCATAGTCACTCTTCATACCACAAAACCGTTCCAGTTATGGTCGGATGAGTTGGGAATCACAAGCCGGTGTATCGAATCGTTGGTGTCAAAAGTCCTTTCTAACCCTTTGAAGGTGAGTGTCTCGCATAAGCGTACGAATAAAAAAGGGGAGATAGAAGAAGTTCATACAACCAAAAGGTGGTGGGGCGAGGATCTTTCAGAGTTACCGATCGATCTTTATCGGCGAACGATGGCAGCCCTTAAATCGGGACGAAAAGTGCCACCTACACTTATCGGTGATGCTTTGAAAATCTACACTTCAAAGTGGCTTccgaaaatttcaaaaaatcttAATAACGGGTCGAGTTTGAACAGTGAATCGGATCCTTCACGTTCGAATAGCAGAATGCTTTTAGAATCGATAATTACGCTACTGCCGATTGAAAGTAATGCGGTTTCTTGTGGCTTTCTGCTCAAGTTATTAAAAGCGGTCAACATACTTCAAGCTTCGAGTTCTTCAAAACTGGAGTTAGCTAGAAAAGTTGCACTTCAATTAGACGAAGCTAAAGTTTCTGACTTGATGATTCCGTCTGTATCAAACGATAATGATACAAAATACGATCTTGACATAGTTTTGAACATTTTGGAGCAGTTTATGctacaaagtcaaagtcaaagtcaaagtcaacagaCTAGTTCTAAAAAACCATTGCAATCGTGTGACGATGGTGTTTGTGAGCTTGAGGGCTGCAAGTCTTCTTCTGCAGCGGTAAATGGTGCGATGGTTAAAGTAGCGAAGCTTGTAGATGGATTTCTGCAAGAGATTGCTCGAGACGTGAATGTACCGTTGTCGAAGTTCATTGCTTTTACGGAAGCTGTTCCTGAACTTGCAAGACTGAATCATGATGATCTTTACAAAGCTATTGACATATATCTCAAG TCACATCCGGAGCTAAACAAGCGTGAAAGGAAGGACCTTTGTCGAACACTCGACTGCAAAAAACTCTCTTTAGAAGCATGCATGCATGCAGCACAAAACGAGCAGCTTCCATTACGTGTCGTGGTACAAGTCCTTTTCTCTGAACAAGCTCGCGCCGCAATGGCTGGTGGTCACGTGACCGGGCTTCCCAACAACATCAAAGCATTATTAGCTGCCAAAGGTACCGAACCTAGCCCAGCTGGAGCTGGTTCACCAAGCACCGCCACAAACACACCACAACAACATGCCCAATGGGTCAAGTCACCGAACCCTAGTGTTTCTCGTTCAAAGACGAATGTAGATGCGGGTGATGAGTCAGGCGATGCGTCTTTGAAGGCTAAACAACATTGTTCGATTCCTTCCGTGCCCAAAAAGACAATGTTGAGTAAGTTGTGGTCGACGAACCGTGTTGAAAACGAAAAGTGA
- the LOC110921104 gene encoding uncharacterized protein LOC110921104, with amino-acid sequence MEVKHAPTIKFLCSYGGKILPRYPDGKLRYHGGQTRVLAVDRSISFSELLMKLGELCGTPVTLRCQLPTEDLDALVSITSDEDLANLIEEYDRTVDAHSSSNLKIRAFLWLPKKSSPIPSPPRSPTTRITNCNQQMLKPPGKLHFRYNKSAGNLLRYACENSTQRHLVHSGNYCQ; translated from the exons ATGGAAGTTAAACACGCCCCAACCATCAAATTCCTTTGCAGTTACGGCGGTAAGATCCTCCCTCGTTATCCCGACGGCAAGCTCCGTTACCATGGTGGCCAAACCCGAGTCCTCGCCGTTGACCGCTCAATTTCTTTCTCCG AATTATTGATGAAACTCGGTGAACTTTGCGGAACGCCGGTAACTCTAAGGTGTCAATTACCGACGGAGGATTTAGACGCGCTTGTTTCGATCACATCCGACGAGGATCTAGCAAATCTCATTGAGGAATATGATCGAACAGTTGACGCGCACTCTTCATCGAACCTCAAAATCAGAGCATTTCTCTGGCTTCCAAAGAAGTCCTCACCTATTCCTTCACCACCCAGATCTCCTACCACCAGGATAACTAATTGCAACCAGCAGATGTTAAAACCACCGGGAAAACTTCACTTCCGGTATAATAAGTCTGCCGGAAATCTGTTACGTTATGCGTGTGAAAATTCAACCCAAAGACACCTTGTTCATAGTGGTAATTACTGTCAATAA
- the LOC118488795 gene encoding ATP-dependent DNA helicase pif1-like → MLMSESMSRPEFVWEKTFTYLSDDILYKQRRILKHPGLVLNEDQIKNLTLFEIQKFLLRNNSTLKRYSSMPFPNNDCISSANNLLLSEELAYDTEILAEEFRKLFSSLTQEQRVIYEEIITAVDNNKGGVFFVYGYGGTGKTYLWKTLCASIRSEGKIVLSVASSGIASLLLSGGRTAHSRFHIPINLDEDSFCFIKPDSDLARLLQETSLIIWDEAPMVHKHGFEALDRSLKDLFRSVSGASSELPFGGKVIVFGGDFRQILPVVPGGSRQQIVNASLSSSYIWRTCKVLKLTKNLRLSTSNDPSEIQETTKFANWLLDIGEGNVGGVNDSNAILQIPEDLLIKHSSDPISDLIEFVYPSLLYNFNEANYFHQRAILAPTNDVVQEINDRMLSLFPGVEKEYLSSDSICPTEMLNENLDDALVSPDILNGIKASGLPNHRLVFKVGVPVMLLRNIDQKSGLCNGTRLKVVSLGKRVIQVEIISGSHIGDRHYIPRITLIPTDKKLHIKLQRRQFPLAVSFAMTINKSQGQSLSRVGLFLKNPVFTHGQLYVALSRVTRRDGLKIVILDSDGNLSDTTSNVVYKEVFRNL, encoded by the exons ATGTTAATGTCCGAGAGTATGTCTAGACCGGAATTTGTGTGGGAAAAAACTTTCACCTACTTATCAGATGACATTCTCTACAAGCAACGTCGTATTTTAAAACATCCAG GTTTGGTACTTAACGAAGATCAAATTAAGAACCTAACATTGTTTGAGATCCAAAAGTTTTTACTTCGAAATAATTCCACTCTTAAAAGGTATTCCAGTATGCCTTTTCCTAATAATGATTGTATATCTTCCGCAAACAATCTTTTACTTAGTGAAGAGTTGGCTTATGACACGGAGATATTAGCTGAAGAGTTTCGTAAACTTTTCTCTTCATTAACTCAAGAACAACGGGTTATATATGAAGAAATCATCACAGCGGTGGATAACAACAAAGGAGGGGTTTTTTTTGTTTATGGTTACGGTGGAACAGgaaaaacatatctttggaagaCTTTATGTGCATCTATAAGATCAGAAGGGAAAATTGTTTTAAGTGTTGCTTCCAGTGGAATTGCATCTCTTTTGCTATCAGGAGGGAGGACTGCTCACTCTCGGTTCCACATTCCTATCAATTTAGATGAGGATTCTTTTTGTTTCATTAAGCCAGATAGCGATCTTGCACGTTTATTACAAGAAACCTCACTTATTATTTGGGACGAAGCACCAATGGTACATAAACATGGATTTGAAGCTTTGGACAGATCGTTAAAAGACCTTTTTAGATCTGTATCTGGAGCATCATCAGAATTGCCATTTGGTGGGAAAGTTATAGTTTTTGGAGGAGACTTCCGACAAATTCTACCTGTGGTGCCAGGAGGAAGCAGACAACAAATTGTAAATGCTTCTTTAAGTTCTTCTTATATTTGGAGAACTTGCAAAGtcctaaaattgaccaaaaattTGAGGTTGAGTACCTCAAATGATCCATCTGAAATACAAGAAACTACCAAGTTTGCAAACTGGCTTTTGGATATAGGTGAAGGTAATGTCGGTGGTGTGAATGACAGCAATGCAATTTTACAAATACCCGAAGATCTTCTCATCAAACATTCGTCTGATCCCATTTCAGACTTAATCGAGTTTGTATATCCTTCTCTTCTATATAATTTCAATGAAGCAAATTACTTCCATCAAAGAGCCATTCTAGCTCCAACAAATGACGTTGTTCAAGAAATTAACGATCGTATGCTGTCACTTTTTCCGGGAGTTGAGAAGGAATATTTAAGCTCCGATAGTATATGTCCAACAGAAATGCTTAATGAGAATTTAGATGATGCATTAGTCTCACCGGATATTCTTAATGGAATTAAAGCTTCTGGTTTGCCGAATCATAGGTTAGTATTCAAGGTAGGTGTTCCGGTCATGCTTCTTAGAAATATTGACCAAAAAAGTGGTTTGTGTAACGGAACAAGATTAAAGGTGGTCTCTTTGGGTAAACGTGTTATACAGGTAGAGATTATCTCTGGAAGTCACATTGGCGATCGTCATTATATTCCTAGAATTACGTTGATACCTACAGACAAAAAACTTCACATTAAGTTACAAAGAAGACAATTTCCACTTGCGGTATCTTTTGCAATGACCATAAACAAAAGTCAAGGACAATCACTCTCTAGAGTTGGtttgtttttgaaaaatccaGTTTTCACACATGGTCAATTGTATGTTGCATTATCAAGAGTTACCCGCCGAGATGGCCTTAAAATTGTTATTCTAGATAGTGATGGAAATCTTTCTGATACAACGTCAAATGTCGTATACAAAGAAGTTTTTAGAAATTTGTAA
- the LOC110923761 gene encoding uncharacterized protein LOC110923761, whose product MINELALDRRSTFVFSMHGNKVFEVSVFNHETGTQIQNNRVELVVLDDPIYVDDFDEFAIETACKEECIDAGTVIEEGVVVESKDVKAHLAGFEDMFNDQDDSKFDTFFSSLLEMEDLKKKFKENWDSKTEGKGKPSVVCDVDSKTADEDMIVEQNLTADVCEDDLEGNQKHVKGKSKVYETQTKRSLRSRIKRVDAGASTSSLVLKSTETTKRNLRSRIKKVDEAPMTGSPVLKSTNLKKRKKTIQILNPQSTVLNFKRIAKHRIRLPPKMTSVLDLSPTNLKEVSVQNMTGEVNFIMTRSEKNRKAFRYAFVGWSNYLKAWNIKMGAEMFFEFNNSSKVLTLTKVVDKRGVKNKKSRA is encoded by the exons ATGATAAATGAACTTGCCTTAGACAGGAGATCTACCTTTGTTTTCTCAATGCATGGAAATAAGGTCTTCGAGGTTTCAGTGTTTAATCATGAAACCGGTACTCAAATTCAGAACAACAGGGTTGAGTTAGTAGTTTTGGACGACCCAATCTATGTTGACGATTTTGATGAATTTGCTATCGAG ACGGCATGTAAAGAGGAGTGTATTGATGCTGGAACTGTCATTGAAGAAGGTGTTGTTGTTGAAAGTAAAGATGTAAAAGCTCATTTGGCAGGTTTTGAAGATATGTTCAAT GATCAAGACGATTCCAAGTTTGATACCTTTTTCTCATCTCTACTTGAAATGGAAGACCTTAAGAAGAAG TTCAAAGAGAATTGGGATTCAAAAACTGAAGGCAAAGGCAAACCAAGTGTTGTTTGTGATGTAGATTCAAAAACTGCGGATGAGGATATGATAGTTGAACAAAACTTGACGGCTGATGTGTGTGAAGATGATCTGGAAGGAAATCAAAAACAT GTTAAAGGCAAGTCCAAAGTTTATGAAACTCAG ACAAAACGAAGTCTTCGGAGCAGAATTAAAAGAGTTGATGCAGGAGCAAGCACTTCCTCTCTGGTCTTGAAATCCACAGAAACG ACAAAAAGAAATCTTCGAAGCCGAATTAAAAAGGTTGATGAAGCGCCAATGACGGGTTCTCCAGTCTTGAAATCCACAAACCTG AAAAAGCGCAAGAAGACAATTCAAATACTTAACCCACAATCAACGGTTTTGAACTTCAAAAGAATTGCGAAACACAGAATT CGACTACCACCAAAAATGACATCTGTGTTGGACTTATCTCCTACTAATCTCAAAGAAGTGAGTGTTCAAAACATGACAGGTGAAGTCAACTTTATAATGACCAGATCGGAAAAAAACCGCAAAGCGTTCCGGTATGCATTTGTTGGATGGTCGAATTACTTGAAGGCTTGGAACATCAAAATGGGAGCCGAAATGTTTTTTGAGTTCAACAACTCAAGCAAGGTCTTGACACTGACAAAGGTTGTGGACAAGCGTGGTGTTAAGAACAAAAAATCGCGTGCATGA
- the LOC110921873 gene encoding protein DETOXIFICATION 29, translating to MDSEKQQPLLSSGDTCRNDYTNLKQLPLTLNGDVEIKGVGDFCREFYVEFKRLWYLAGPVIFTSLCQYTIGATTQLFAGQLGTIQLAATSVENSIIAGFSYSILYGMGGALETLCGQAYGRGNIEMLGIYLQRAWILLNTAAAVLIFTYIFGVSILHLLGQTATIATAAGSFAIRMIPQLFAYATVIPIIKFLQAQSIILPMALIAVVAAVTHVVLSWLFMMKLGWGLTGAAMVLDGSWWFITLAHFAYVLMGWCGPAWSGFSWKAFNNLTGFLHVSFTSAVMFCLGTWYTMSLVLFAGYFENPEISVDALSVCFNILGWVGTVSTGLNVAVSVRVSNELGYGRPRTAQLAVIAVVVTSLLIGLLSTTLLLVYKKQYPIYFTTSQEVIQLVEELTLLLGGSTIVTSMQNVLSGVAIGAGWQTSVAYLNIVSYIGLGIPLGLLLGFKFDMGVKGIWYGMVSGASTQCCLLLMMVWRTNWNNEVNFAEDRIKQWGGTDIRGKADDEERTS from the exons ATGGACTCTGAGAAGCAGCAGCCACTTCTCTCCTCCGGTGACACATGTCGGAATGACTACACAAATCTTAAACAGTTGCCGTTGACTTTAAACGGTGATGTTGAAATAAAGGGAGTTGGAGACTTTTGTAGGGAGTTTTATGTGGAGTTCAAAAGGCTGTGGTATTTAGCCGGACCGGTTATCTTCACCTCACTTTGCCAGTACACCATCGGCGCCACCACCCAACTCTTCGCCGGACAACTCGGAACCATCCAACTTGCCGCCACCTCCGTCGAGAATTCCATCATTGCCGGTTTCTCTTACTCCATcttg TATGGGATGGGGGGTGCTCTAGAGACACTATGTGGCCAAGCTTACGGGCGCGGCAACATCGAAATGCTCGGAATCTACCTCCAAAGAGCATGGATCCTTCTCAACACCGCCGCCGCAGTCTTAATATTCACCTACATATTCGGGGTCTCAATCCTCCACCTACTCGGTCAAACAGCCACCATAGCTACCGCGGCGGGAAGTTTCGCCATACGGATGATACCGCAGTTATTCGCATATGCAACCGTCATTCCAATAATTAAATTCTTACAAGCACAAAGCATTATTTTGCCTATGGCGTTGATTGCGGTGGTGGCAGCCGTGACCCATGTGGTTTTGAGCTGGTTGTTCATGATGAAGCTCGGGTGGGGGCTTACCGGTGCAGCGATGGTTCTTGATGGCTCGTGGTGGTTCATAACATTGGCTCATTTCGCGTATGTTTTGATGGGTTGGTGTGGACCAGCTTGGTCTGGTTTTTCGTGGAAAGCTTTTAATAATCTCACGGGGTTTCTTCATGTTTCTTTTACCTCAGCGGTAATGTTTTG CTTGGGGACTTGGTATACAATGTCGTTGGTTCTCTTCGCTGGCTACTTCGAGAATCCAGAAATCTCGGTTGATGCATTATCTGTGTG TTTCAACATATTAGGATGGGTGGGCACAGTTTCTACAGGACTAAATGTAGCCGTAAG TGTAAGGGTGTCAAATGAGCTCGGATACGGAAGACCAAGAACCGCACAATTGGCAGTGATAGCCGTGGTCGTAACTTCACTACTAATTGGACTGCTTTCGACAACATTACTTCTAGTGTACAAGAAACAGTACCCAATATATTTTACTACCAGTCAAGAAGTAATACAACTCGTGGAAGAACTAACATTGTTGCTTGGAGGTAGTACTATTGTCACCAGTATGCAAAATGTGCTTTCGG GGGTGGCCATTGGAGCAGGTTGGCAGACCTCGGTTGCTTATTTGAATATTGTGTCGTATATCGGTCTTGGCATACCGTTGGGACTTTTGCTCGGGTTTAAATTCGATATGGGTGTCAAG GGAATATGGTACGGAATGGTTTCGGGAGCAAGTACGCAATGCTGTTTGTTGCTAATGATGGTTTGGAGAACAAACTGGAACAATGAG GTGAACTTTGCGGAAGACCGAATAAAACAATGGGGCGGTACTGATATTCGAGGGAAAGCGGATGACGAAGAAAGAACAAGTTAA